In a single window of the Jaculus jaculus isolate mJacJac1 chromosome 9, mJacJac1.mat.Y.cur, whole genome shotgun sequence genome:
- the Nr1d1 gene encoding nuclear receptor subfamily 1 group D member 1 → MTTLDSNNNTGGVITYIGSSGSSPNRTSPESLYSDSSNGSFQSLNQGCPTYFPPSPTGSLTQDPARSFGSIPPSLGDDSSPSSSSSSSSSSFYNGSPPGSLQVAMEDSSRVSPSKSTSNITKLNGMVLLCKVCGDVASGFHYGVHACEGCKGFFRRSIQQNIQYKRCLKNENCSIVRINRNRCQQCRFKKCLSVGMSRDAVRFGRIPKREKQRMLAEMQSAMNLANNQLSSQCPLETSPTLHPTSGPVGPSPPPAPAPSPLVGFSQFPQQLTPPRSPSPEPTVEDVISQVARAHREIFTYAHDKLGTSPGNFNANHASGSPSATTSHHWESPGCPPIPNDNNTLATQRHNEALNGLRHGPSPYPAWPPGPVHHSCHQPNSNGHRLCPTHVYAAPEGEAPANSPRQGNSKNVLLVRAWSQCGGRGPGRMNLV, encoded by the exons GTGGCGTTATCACCTACATTGGCTCCAGCGGCTCCTCCCCGAACCGCACCAGCCCGGAGTCTCTCTACAGTGACAGTTCCAATGGCAGCTTCCAGTCCCTGAATCAAGGCTGTCCCACCTACTTTCCACCATCACCCACTGGCTCCCTCACCCAGGACCCCGCTCGTTCCTTTGGGAGCATTCCACCTAGTCTCGGTGATGATAGCTCCCCttcatcttcttcatcttcctcctcctcctccttctataATGGGAGCCCCCCGGGGAGTCTACAAGTGGCCATGGAAGACAGCAGCCGAGTGTCCCCCAGCAAGAGTACCAGCAACATTACCA AGCTGAATGGCATGGTGCTGCTGTGTAAAGTGTGTGGGGACGTGGCCTCAGGCTTCCACTACGGCGTGCATGCCTGTGAGGGCTGCAAG GGCTTTTTCCGTCGAAGCATCCAGCAGAACATCCAGTACAAAAGATGTCTGAAAAACGAGAACTGCTCCATTGTCCGCATTAATCGCAACCGCTGCCAGCAATGTCGCTTCAAGAAATGTCTCTCCGTGGGCATGTCACGAGACG CTGTACGTTTTGGGCGCATCCCCAAGCGAGAAAAGCAGAGGATGCTCGCTGAGATGCAGAGTGCCATGAACTTGGCCAACAATCAACTCAGCAGCCAGTGCCCACTGGAAACCTCACCCACCCTGCACCCCACTTCAGGACCGGTGGGCCCCTCGCCACCTCCTGCTCCAGCCCCCTCACCCCTGGTGGGCTTCTCCCAGTTCCCACAACAGCTGACACCACCCAGATCTCCCAGCCCTGAGCCCACTGTGGAAGACGTGATATCGCAGGTGGCCCGTGCCCATCGAGAGATCTTCACTTATGCCCATGACAAGCTGGGCACCTCACCTGGCAACTTCAATGCCAACCATGCATCGGGTAGCCCTTCAGCTACCACCTCACATCATTGGGAGAGTCCCGGCTGCCCACCTATCCCCAATGACAACAACACTTTGGCCACACAGCGCCATAACGAGGCTCTAAATGGTCTACGCCATGGTCCTTCCCCCTATCCTGCATGGCCCCCTGGCCCCGTGCACCACAGCTGCCACCAGCCCAACAGCAATGGGCATCGTCTATGCCCCACCCACGTGTATGCAGCCCCAGAAGGCGAGGCACCTGCCAACAGTCCGCGGCAAGGCAACTCCAAGAATGTTCTGCTGGTGAGGGCATGGAGCCAGTGTGGAGGGAGGGGGCCTGGAAGGATGAACTTAGTGTAG